In Fructilactobacillus cliffordii, a single genomic region encodes these proteins:
- a CDS encoding AEC family transporter encodes MTAFLTSLSSVGEIVLVIALGYWLRKSGRLGDTFKGNISFIIMNIALPVSIFMSVVTNLNRDKLISLSSGLLYVFISFVIGYAVAIALTYLFKIRKGRRGTFINMFVNANTIFIGMPLNMALFGDKGLPYFLLYYLMNTISTWAIGIFFISADDPTKTKSDGGSAKFNWKKLLPAPLIGFLVALVWLVLGLPITFIVEPPAFPMLGKTFTMIGGLVTPLSLIYIGIILADAGLNSIHFDRDSILALVGRFVISPAIMIAVLMTFTGMGASVPGPELSTFVIQAAAPGLAVLPILVGNAHGDVDYATNVVVTSTVLFVVVVPILMEIITFL; translated from the coding sequence ATGACAGCGTTTTTAACATCATTGTCAAGTGTCGGTGAAATCGTCCTCGTCATTGCCTTAGGTTATTGGTTACGAAAATCAGGCCGATTAGGCGACACTTTCAAAGGCAACATTTCGTTCATTATTATGAACATTGCATTACCAGTTTCCATTTTTATGTCCGTGGTGACCAACTTAAATCGGGACAAACTGATTAGTCTGTCCAGCGGGTTACTGTACGTCTTCATCAGTTTTGTGATCGGATATGCGGTCGCCATCGCGTTGACCTACTTGTTTAAGATTCGCAAGGGGCGACGCGGAACCTTTATTAACATGTTCGTGAACGCCAACACCATCTTCATTGGGATGCCACTGAACATGGCCCTGTTCGGGGATAAAGGATTACCATACTTCCTGCTGTACTACCTGATGAACACAATTTCGACTTGGGCAATTGGGATCTTCTTCATTTCTGCGGATGATCCAACCAAGACCAAGTCAGATGGTGGCTCGGCTAAGTTTAACTGGAAGAAGTTACTGCCAGCACCGTTGATTGGATTCTTAGTGGCCTTAGTATGGTTAGTGCTGGGATTACCCATTACCTTCATCGTAGAACCACCGGCTTTTCCAATGCTTGGAAAGACCTTTACGATGATTGGTGGCTTAGTAACACCATTGTCACTGATTTACATTGGTATTATTCTGGCGGATGCCGGATTAAACTCAATTCACTTTGACCGGGATTCGATTCTAGCCCTCGTGGGTCGGTTCGTAATCTCGCCGGCCATTATGATTGCGGTCTTGATGACCTTCACTGGGATGGGAGCTTCGGTTCCAGGACCAGAATTAAGTACCTTTGTCATCCAAGCTGCTGCACCGGGATTGGCAGTCTTACCAATCTTAGTTGGAAACGCCCACGGAGACGTCGACTACGCTACCAACGTGGTCGTTACCAGTACGGTGCTCTTCGTCGTGGTAGTGCCAATTTTGATGGAAATTATTACCTTCCTATAA
- a CDS encoding HD domain-containing protein: MTERLTAVANFAQQMMTGDRSGHGFDHIERVVNLTRQLLAENPVNGEIALTAAYLHDCFDDKLTDDPAARRAEVVNELTQVGYQPAEVDHILSIIDHMPFAANLEQHQELSPEGQLVQDADRLDAIGAIGIARAFSYGAVHGYAMYDPKVQPRENLTKENYRQPETTINHFYEKLFKLPDQMNTATARRIGNERKRYMQSFVTEFKREWEL, encoded by the coding sequence ATGACAGAACGACTAACGGCAGTTGCCAATTTTGCCCAGCAGATGATGACGGGAGACCGTTCGGGGCATGGTTTTGATCACATTGAACGAGTGGTTAATCTGACCCGTCAGTTGCTGGCCGAAAATCCGGTTAACGGTGAAATTGCCCTCACAGCAGCATATTTACACGATTGTTTTGATGATAAGCTAACTGATGATCCGGCCGCCCGCCGCGCAGAGGTGGTGAACGAGCTGACGCAGGTGGGTTACCAACCAGCTGAAGTGGACCACATTTTATCAATCATTGACCACATGCCGTTTGCCGCTAACCTGGAACAGCACCAGGAATTAAGCCCAGAAGGTCAGTTGGTACAGGATGCCGACCGGCTGGATGCCATCGGGGCGATTGGCATTGCTCGAGCCTTTTCGTACGGAGCCGTGCATGGGTATGCGATGTATGATCCGAAGGTGCAACCTCGCGAAAATTTAACGAAGGAAAACTATCGGCAGCCGGAAACAACGATTAATCATTTTTATGAGAAGCTGTTTAAGTTGCCGGACCAAATGAACACGGCGACGGCTCGGCGGATTGGAAACGAACGGAAACGCTACATGCAATCCTTTGTGACAGAGTTTAAGCGGGAGTGGGAACTGTAA
- a CDS encoding malolactic enzyme, translating into MTKSQEIVNNPFLNKGTAFTEAERKALNLEGMLPPRVQTLDQQVDRVYAEYQQKSNDLEKRVYLMSIFNENRVLFYATFAKHVSEFMPVVYDPTIADSIENYSRMYVNPQNAAFLSINDDSRETIRQSLVNAAEGRDIELLVVTDGEGILGIGDWATQGIDIPVGKLMVYTAAAGIDPAKVLPVVLDAGTTRDELRKDPLYVGLDQERDYSDKYYNFVDNFVQEAEDLFPNLYLHFEDFGRSNAANILDKYKDEFLVFNDDIQGTGIIVLAGVLGALNISGEKMTDQTYLCYGAGTAGAGIAQRVCEEMVQAGLSEDEAKKHFYMVDKQGLLFNDMPDLTPAQKEFARSRSEFDNSEDLTDLLSIVKAVQPTIMVGTSTNPGAFTEDVVKEMAAHTDRPIILPISNPTKLCEAKAEDLIKWTDGRALVATGVPSAPVEYNGVTYEIGQANNALVYPGIGLGAIAATATTLNDAMISAAAHSLGGIVDPKQPGAAILPPVDQLTKFSQTVANAVAQSAVDQGVTREQISDVKGAVENEKWYPVYTDLTDLATK; encoded by the coding sequence ATGACAAAGAGTCAAGAGATTGTAAATAACCCCTTCTTAAACAAGGGAACGGCCTTTACGGAGGCAGAACGGAAAGCCCTCAACCTGGAAGGAATGTTACCACCACGCGTCCAAACCCTCGATCAACAAGTGGATCGGGTATACGCTGAATACCAACAAAAGAGTAACGACTTAGAAAAGCGCGTTTACTTAATGAGCATTTTTAACGAAAACCGGGTGTTATTCTACGCCACGTTTGCTAAGCACGTGAGTGAATTCATGCCCGTTGTTTACGATCCAACTATCGCAGATTCGATTGAAAACTACAGCCGGATGTACGTGAACCCCCAAAATGCTGCTTTCTTATCCATCAATGATGACAGTCGGGAAACGATTCGGCAAAGCTTAGTGAATGCTGCTGAAGGTCGCGACATTGAATTATTAGTGGTGACCGATGGGGAAGGAATTCTCGGAATTGGTGACTGGGCAACCCAAGGAATCGACATTCCCGTTGGAAAGTTAATGGTATATACAGCTGCGGCCGGAATTGATCCAGCGAAAGTTTTGCCAGTGGTCTTAGATGCCGGAACAACGCGTGATGAATTACGGAAAGATCCGTTGTACGTGGGGCTAGACCAAGAACGGGACTACTCCGACAAGTATTACAACTTTGTTGATAACTTCGTCCAAGAAGCTGAAGATTTATTCCCGAACCTGTACCTGCACTTTGAAGACTTTGGTCGTTCTAACGCTGCTAACATCTTGGATAAGTACAAGGATGAATTCTTGGTCTTTAACGATGACATCCAAGGAACGGGAATCATTGTGTTAGCTGGAGTTCTTGGAGCTTTGAACATCTCTGGTGAAAAGATGACAGACCAAACTTACTTGTGTTACGGAGCTGGAACTGCCGGAGCCGGAATTGCACAACGGGTTTGTGAAGAAATGGTCCAAGCGGGTCTATCTGAAGATGAGGCCAAGAAGCACTTCTACATGGTGGATAAGCAAGGACTCTTGTTTAACGACATGCCTGACTTGACTCCAGCTCAAAAGGAATTTGCTCGGAGTCGTTCTGAATTTGATAACAGTGAAGATCTAACTGACTTACTTTCGATTGTAAAAGCCGTTCAACCAACCATTATGGTGGGAACTTCAACCAACCCCGGTGCCTTCACGGAAGACGTTGTGAAAGAAATGGCTGCTCACACGGATCGTCCGATTATCTTACCAATCTCAAACCCAACCAAGTTGTGTGAAGCAAAGGCCGAAGACTTGATTAAGTGGACCGACGGACGGGCTTTAGTTGCTACCGGAGTTCCAAGTGCTCCCGTTGAATACAACGGCGTTACTTATGAAATCGGTCAAGCTAACAATGCGTTGGTTTACCCTGGAATTGGCTTAGGAGCTATCGCTGCTACTGCTACCACGTTAAACGATGCCATGATCAGTGCCGCTGCTCACTCTTTAGGTGGAATCGTGGATCCTAAACAACCTGGAGCAGCCATCTTACCACCAGTGGATCAACTCACGAAGTTCTCACAAACGGTGGCCAATGCCGTCGCCCAAAGTGCTGTGGATCAAGGCGTTACCAGAGAACAAATCAGTGATGTCAAAGGAGCCGTGGAAAACGAAAAATGGTACCCGGTTTACACTGATCTCACTGACTTAGCAACTAAATAA